One genomic segment of uncultured Campylobacter sp. includes these proteins:
- a CDS encoding tyrosine-protein phosphatase encodes MKFKTLALAAALFLATGMNAELATEANSINFRKTSGAEQNLADVKDARFQHAHSKNADTAARGINSNSSQKSTLIDEVKNFYRVDELLFRSAQLDGGDAAKLHELGIKSIVNLRHFSRGGDKRAFGDQFWLTNKPLQSWEIRPAQIVDVLRTIRERQKEGAVLVHCYHGADRTGLVVAMYRVIYQGWSLDAARSEMIDGGYGFHSMWQDIAGFLTPRNEALIRAELGI; translated from the coding sequence TTGAAATTTAAAACCCTTGCGCTAGCAGCCGCGCTTTTCCTTGCGACCGGCATGAATGCAGAGCTCGCTACAGAAGCGAATTCCATAAATTTTAGAAAAACGAGCGGCGCGGAGCAAAATCTCGCGGACGTAAAAGACGCCAGATTTCAACACGCGCATTCTAAAAATGCAGATACCGCAGCGCGCGGCATAAACTCAAACTCATCGCAAAAATCAACCCTCATCGACGAAGTGAAAAATTTTTACCGCGTGGATGAGCTGCTGTTTCGCAGCGCTCAGCTTGACGGAGGCGATGCCGCGAAACTGCATGAGCTTGGCATCAAAAGCATCGTAAATCTGCGCCATTTTAGCAGAGGCGGCGACAAAAGGGCATTTGGCGATCAATTTTGGCTCACGAACAAGCCGCTTCAAAGCTGGGAGATAAGGCCCGCGCAGATAGTGGACGTTTTGCGCACTATTCGCGAGCGCCAAAAGGAGGGCGCCGTGCTCGTACACTGCTATCACGGAGCCGATCGCACGGGGCTTGTAGTGGCGATGTACCGTGTGATCTATCAGGGCTGGAGCCTGGACGCCGCGCGCAGCGAGATGATAGACGGCGGATACGGCTTTCACTCCATGTGGCAGGACATCGCGGGCTTTTTGACGCCGCGAAACGAAGCACTCATAAGAGCCGAGCTTGGAATTTAG